The Antennarius striatus isolate MH-2024 chromosome 20, ASM4005453v1, whole genome shotgun sequence genome includes a region encoding these proteins:
- the zic4 gene encoding zinc finger protein ZIC 4 isoform X2: MSVDALGSPVMDPTFSKRNTALRLVDLAGAHHHHHHHHHTPQSVTGFPGFSSHPHSMAHSHPGEITAEPRLGPSPFGPEHMGHSAALKISPAHHYPHHHHHHHNHHMAGHSEVVSSQTGAFGPVQATPAPYSMSHTAQALSAGSYPGHYGHHPDTGNHNLFSGLHHDQPSSGSPGGQALNGQIRLGLPGEMYVRSDHLSQVASSRADPFSASPLHGYGGLNLNMNLSAHHHHHHHHHGAGAFFRYMRQPIKQELICKWLEPEHSPKKLCSKTYSTMHELVTHVTVEHVGGPEQANHICFWEECPREGKPFKAKYKLVNHIRVHTGEKPFPCPFPGCGKVFARSENLKIHKRTHTGEKPFKCEFDGCDRRFANSSDRKKHSHVHTSDKPYNCKVRGCDKSYTHPSSLRKHMKVHCKSPPPSSGYESSTTSLVSPSSDVGREPGGSSVLSESVGASQPANLSEWYVCHSSGASGTQTPPSGPSTPDPTEEASYRSAEPRDAF, translated from the exons ATGAGCGTGGATGCATTGGGAAGCCCCGTCATGGACCCTACGTTTTCCAAACGGAACACGGCGCTGAGATTAGTTGACTTGGCAGGGgctcaccaccatcaccatcatcaccaccatacCCCTCAGAGCGTGACAGGCTTCCCGGGGTTCAGCAGCCATCCACACTCAATGGCTCACTCGCACCCTGGGGAGATTACTGCGGAACCCCGCCTGGGGCCGAGTCCATTCGGGCCAGAACACATGGGGCACTCCGCGGCCCTCAAAATCAGCCCAGCCCATCATTatccccaccaccatcaccaccaccacaatcATCATATGGCAGGCCACAGTGAAGTGGTCTCCAGTCAAACGGGAGCTTTTGGCCCGGTTCAAGCGACACCGGCCCCCTATTCTATGTCTCACACGGCCCAGGCTTTATCCGCAG GTAGCTATCCCGGACACTATGGTCATCACCCTGACACTGGGAACCATAACCTCTTCTCCGGACTCCATCACGACCAGCCTTCCAGCGGATCACCGGGTGGCCAAGCGTTGAATGGACAAATAAGGTTAGGACTACCTGGAGAAATGTACGTTAGGTCTGATCACTTGAGTCAGGTGGCAAGCTCCAGGGCTGATCCGTTCTCCGCCTCGCCTTTGCATGGCTACGGTGGTCTGAATCTGAACATGAATCTGAGcgctcaccaccaccaccaccaccatcaccacggAGCCGGTGCCTTTTTCCGCTACATGAGGCAGCCGATAAAGCAAGAACTAATCTGCAAGTGGTTGGAGCCGGAGCACTCGCCGAAGAAACTTTGCTCCAAAACTTACAGCACCATGCACGAACTCGTTACGCATGTGACTGTGGAGCACGTCGGCGGACCAGAGCAAGCGAATCATATATGTTTTTGGGAAGAGTGTCCGAGGGAAGGCAAACCATTTAAAGCGAAGTACAAGCTTGTAAATCACATTCGAGTGCACACCGGGGAGAAACCGTTTCCATGTCCGTTCCCTGGCTGTGGGAAAGTGTTTGCAAGATCCGAGAATCTTAAGATTCACAAAAGGACGCACACAG GTGAGAAGCCCTTCAAATGTGAGTTTGACGGCTGCGACAGAAGGTTCGCCAACAGCAGTGACCGGAAAAAGCACTCCCACGTCCACACCAGCGATAAGCCCTACAACTGCAAAGTGAGAGGCTGCGATAAGTCCTACACACACCCCAGCTCCCTGAGGAAACACATGAAGGTGCACTGCAAGTCCCCCCCGCCCAGTTCGGGCTACGAGTCGTCCACGACCTCCCTGGTGTCCCCCTCCTCGGACGTGGGCCGGGAGCCAGGGGGCTCCTCGGTGCTGTCGGAGTCGGTCGGAGCCTCCCAGCCGGCGAATTTAAGTGAATGGTATGTGTGCCACAGTTCAGGTGCCAGCGGCACCCAAACACCTCCCAGCGGGCCCTCCACCCCAGACCCGACAGAGGAGGCCTCTTACAGAAGCGCAGAACCAAGGGACGCGTTTTAA
- the zic4 gene encoding zinc finger protein ZIC 4 isoform X1, whose protein sequence is MSVDALGSPVMDPTFSKRNTALRLVDLAGAHHHHHHHHHTPQSVTGFPGFSSHPHSMAHSHPGEITAEPRLGPSPFGPEHMGHSAALKISPAHHYPHHHHHHHNHHMAGHSEVVSSQTGAFGPVQATPAPYSMSHTAQALSAGRDFLIRRDLTAQAMPILTDQTAGSASHHGMFVSTTGSYPGHYGHHPDTGNHNLFSGLHHDQPSSGSPGGQALNGQIRLGLPGEMYVRSDHLSQVASSRADPFSASPLHGYGGLNLNMNLSAHHHHHHHHHGAGAFFRYMRQPIKQELICKWLEPEHSPKKLCSKTYSTMHELVTHVTVEHVGGPEQANHICFWEECPREGKPFKAKYKLVNHIRVHTGEKPFPCPFPGCGKVFARSENLKIHKRTHTGEKPFKCEFDGCDRRFANSSDRKKHSHVHTSDKPYNCKVRGCDKSYTHPSSLRKHMKVHCKSPPPSSGYESSTTSLVSPSSDVGREPGGSSVLSESVGASQPANLSEWYVCHSSGASGTQTPPSGPSTPDPTEEASYRSAEPRDAF, encoded by the exons ATGAGCGTGGATGCATTGGGAAGCCCCGTCATGGACCCTACGTTTTCCAAACGGAACACGGCGCTGAGATTAGTTGACTTGGCAGGGgctcaccaccatcaccatcatcaccaccatacCCCTCAGAGCGTGACAGGCTTCCCGGGGTTCAGCAGCCATCCACACTCAATGGCTCACTCGCACCCTGGGGAGATTACTGCGGAACCCCGCCTGGGGCCGAGTCCATTCGGGCCAGAACACATGGGGCACTCCGCGGCCCTCAAAATCAGCCCAGCCCATCATTatccccaccaccatcaccaccaccacaatcATCATATGGCAGGCCACAGTGAAGTGGTCTCCAGTCAAACGGGAGCTTTTGGCCCGGTTCAAGCGACACCGGCCCCCTATTCTATGTCTCACACGGCCCAGGCTTTATCCGCAGGTAGGGACTTCCTCATCCGGAGAGATCTGACAGCTCAAGCCATGCCAATACTGACTGACCAGACTGCTGGTTCAGCCTCTCACCACGGAATGTTTGTCTCAACAACAGGTAGCTATCCCGGACACTATGGTCATCACCCTGACACTGGGAACCATAACCTCTTCTCCGGACTCCATCACGACCAGCCTTCCAGCGGATCACCGGGTGGCCAAGCGTTGAATGGACAAATAAGGTTAGGACTACCTGGAGAAATGTACGTTAGGTCTGATCACTTGAGTCAGGTGGCAAGCTCCAGGGCTGATCCGTTCTCCGCCTCGCCTTTGCATGGCTACGGTGGTCTGAATCTGAACATGAATCTGAGcgctcaccaccaccaccaccaccatcaccacggAGCCGGTGCCTTTTTCCGCTACATGAGGCAGCCGATAAAGCAAGAACTAATCTGCAAGTGGTTGGAGCCGGAGCACTCGCCGAAGAAACTTTGCTCCAAAACTTACAGCACCATGCACGAACTCGTTACGCATGTGACTGTGGAGCACGTCGGCGGACCAGAGCAAGCGAATCATATATGTTTTTGGGAAGAGTGTCCGAGGGAAGGCAAACCATTTAAAGCGAAGTACAAGCTTGTAAATCACATTCGAGTGCACACCGGGGAGAAACCGTTTCCATGTCCGTTCCCTGGCTGTGGGAAAGTGTTTGCAAGATCCGAGAATCTTAAGATTCACAAAAGGACGCACACAG GTGAGAAGCCCTTCAAATGTGAGTTTGACGGCTGCGACAGAAGGTTCGCCAACAGCAGTGACCGGAAAAAGCACTCCCACGTCCACACCAGCGATAAGCCCTACAACTGCAAAGTGAGAGGCTGCGATAAGTCCTACACACACCCCAGCTCCCTGAGGAAACACATGAAGGTGCACTGCAAGTCCCCCCCGCCCAGTTCGGGCTACGAGTCGTCCACGACCTCCCTGGTGTCCCCCTCCTCGGACGTGGGCCGGGAGCCAGGGGGCTCCTCGGTGCTGTCGGAGTCGGTCGGAGCCTCCCAGCCGGCGAATTTAAGTGAATGGTATGTGTGCCACAGTTCAGGTGCCAGCGGCACCCAAACACCTCCCAGCGGGCCCTCCACCCCAGACCCGACAGAGGAGGCCTCTTACAGAAGCGCAGAACCAAGGGACGCGTTTTAA
- the zic1 gene encoding zinc finger protein ZIC 1 encodes MLLDAGPQYPTIGVTTFGSSRHHSTGEVTEREVALGINPFADGMGAFKINHSSHDIGSGQTAFSSQTPGYAAAALGHHHHPTHVGSYSTAAFNSTRDFLFRNRGFGDATGAQHSLFASGSFAGPHGHSDAAGHLLFPGLHEQAATHASSNVVNSQMRLGFSGDMYGRADQYGHVTSPRSDHYASTQLHGYGPMNMNMAAHHGAGAFFRYMRQPIKQELICKWIEPEQLTNPKKSCNKTFSTMHELVTHLTVEHVGGPEQTNHVCVWEDCSREGKPFKAKYKLVNHIRVHTGEKPFPCPFPGCGKVFARSENLKIHKRTHTGEKPFKCEFDGCDRRFANSSDRKKHMHVHTSDKPYLCKMCDKSYTHPSSLRKHMKVHESTNPGPQPSPAASSGYESSTPPTIVSPSTENQSSSSISPAASAVHHTTSHSTLSSNFNEWYV; translated from the exons ATGCTCTTGGACGCAGGACCGCAGTATCCCACCATAGGAGTCACTACTTTCGGCTCCTCGCGGCATCACTCAACAGGCGAAGTCACAGAGAGAGAAGTGGCGTTGGGGATAAATCCGTTCGCTGATGGGATGGGCGCCTTCAAAATAAACCACAGCTCCCACGATATTGGCTCCGGACAAACGGCGTTTTCCTCCCAGACACCCGGTTACGCAGCGGCCGCCCTGggacaccaccaccacccgacCCACGTTGGCTCCTACTCCACAGCTGCTTTCAACTCCACCAGGGACTTTCTCTTCAGAAATAGAGGATTCGGGGATGCCACCGGAGCGCAGCACAGTTTGTTCGCCTCCGGGAGTTTCGCAGGGCCACACGGACACTCAGATGCGGCGGGGCACCTGCTCTTCCCGGGGCTCCACGAGCAAGCGGCGACCCACGCGTCTTCCAACGTGGTCAACAGCCAGATGCGGCTGGGCTTCTCGGGGGACATGTACGGACGAGCAGACCAGTACGGCCACGTTACAAGCCCGCGGTCCGATCATTACGCTTCGACCCAGTTGCACGGCTACGGCCCTATGAACATGAATATGGCCGCACACCACGGAGCAGGGGCCTTCTTTCGATACATGAGGCAGCCGATCAAACAAGAGCTCATCTGCAAGTGGATCGAGCCGGAGCAGCTGACAAATCCCAAAAAGTCGTGCAACAAAACTTTCAGCACGATGCATGAGCTGGTCACCCATCTGACGGTGGAGCACGTCGGTGGACCGGAGCAGACGAACCACGTCTGCGTGTGGGAGGACTGCTCCAGAGAAGGGAAGCCATTCAAAGCCAAATACAAACTTGTAAATCATATCAGAGTACACACCGGAGAAAAGCCCTTTCCGTGTCCCTTCCCCGGCTGTGGCAAAGTATTTGCTCGATCGGAAAATCTAAAAATTCACAAAAGGACTCACACCG gTGAGAAGCCTTTTAAGTGTGAGTTTGACGGCTGCGACAGGCGGTTTGCAAACAGCAGTGACCGCAAGAAACACATGCACGTCCACACGTCGGACAAGCCCTACCTCTGCAAAATGTGCGACAAGTCCTACACACACCCCAGCTCCCTCCGAAAACACATGAAG GTTCACGAATCCACCAATCCGGGACCGCAACCATCTCCAGCGGCCAGTTCAGGGTACGAGTCCTCCACACCTCCCACCATAGTATCACCATCAACAGAGAACCAGAGCAGCAGCTCCATATCACCAGCAGCCTCAGCAGTGCACCACACGACCAGCCACAGCACGCTGTCGTCAAATTTCAATGAATGGTACGTGTAA